The following are encoded in a window of Manihot esculenta cultivar AM560-2 chromosome 8, M.esculenta_v8, whole genome shotgun sequence genomic DNA:
- the LOC110621630 gene encoding cytochrome P450 76A1 → MEFPLNFLISLFLLSLSTLFFLLCRRRESAITGRFPPGPPRWPILGNLFDLGAMPHRTLTDLKQKYGDVIGLKLGAINTTVVLSAKAASEFFKNHDLSFAERTKYETMRVHGYDQGSLALAPYGSYWRVLRRLVTVDMLVNKRINETAFIREKCVNDMVQWIEEESQKIENKTRGIHVSRFVFLMAVNLLGNLMLSRDLVDPGSEEGSEFFTAVMGAMETSGYANVADYFPWLKWLDPQGLKRKMERDLGKAMDFASKFVKERVEVKKKMVGDKRKDFLDVLLEFEGNGKDEPDKISDRDINIFILEIFMAGTETTSSTIEYAMTELLRNPESMTKARAELATVIGANRRVEERDIDNLPFLQAVIKETLRLHPPIPFLVPRRAIQDTKFMGYQIPQNTQVLVNAWAIGRDPDVWDDPSCFNPERFIGSKVDYRGQHYELIPFGAGRRICAGVSLGHRMLHLVLGSILHQFDWELGSNVNPNDVDMRDRLGITMRKLEPLRAIPTKRNMLDCL, encoded by the exons ATGGAGTTTCctttaaattttcttatttccCTCTTCCTCCTTTCACTATCAACTCTGTTCTTCCTCCTCTGCCGCCGTAGAGAGTCCGCCATAACCGGCAGGTTCCCTCCAGGACCACCGAGATGGCCAATTCTTGGCAACCTGTTTGATCTTGGTGCCATGCCACACCGGACCTTAACAGACTTGAAACAAAAATATGGTGACGTTATAGGTCTAAAGCTAGGTGCTATAAACACCACGGTCGTCCTTTCGGCTAAGGCTGCttctgagttcttcaagaaccaCGATCTCTCATTCGCTGAACGTACCAAATACGAGACCATGCGTGTCCATGGCTACGACCAAGGCTCCTTGGCTCTTGCCCCTTATGGTTCTTACTGGCGTGTCCTGAGGCGTCTAGTCACAGTAGATATGCTGGTAAACAAACGCATCAATGAAACAGCCTTCATACGAGAGAAATGCGTGAATGATATGGTGCAATGGATTGAAGAAGAATCCCAGAAAATTGAGAACAAGACTCGTGGGATTCATGTATCAAGATTTGTGTTCTTAATGGCTGTTAATTTGCTGGGAAATCTGATGCTTTCGCGTGATTTGGTGGATCCAGGATCAGAGGAAGGGTCAGAATTTTTCACAGCAGTAATGGGAGCAATGGAGACTTCAGGGTATGCAAATGTCGCAGATTATTTTCCATGGTTGAAGTGGCTAGATCCTCAAGGGTTGAAGAGAAAGATGGAGAGGGATCTTGGAAAAGCTATGGATTTTGCTTCTAAGTTTGTGAAGGAAAGAGTTGaagtgaagaagaagatggtGGGAGACAAGAGGAAGGACtttcttgatgtgttgcttGAGTTTGAAGGTAATGGGAAGGACGAACCTGATAAAATTTCCGACCGAGATATCAACATTTTCATACTA GAAATCTTTATGGCAGGGACAGAAACCACCAGCAGCACCATTGAATATGCAATGACTGAGCTCCTACGCAACCCAGAGTCAATGACCAAGGCCAGAGCTGAACTTGCTACTGTAATTGGAGCAAACAGAAGAGTTGAAGAGAGAGACATAGACAATCTTCCATTCTTGCAGGCTGTAATAAAGGAAACGCTTAGATTACACCCTCCAATACCATTTCTAGTTCCTCGAAGAGCAATACAAGACACTAAGTTCATGGGATATCAGATTCCTCAAAACACACAAGTTCTCGTGAATGCATGGGCTATTGGAAGAGACCCAGATGTGTGGGATGATCCTTCGTGCTTTAACCCTGAAAGATTCATTGGGTCAAAAGTTGATTATAGAGGGCAACATTACGAGTTGATACCATTTGGGGCTGGAAGAAGAATTTGTGCTGGAGTGTCACTAGGACATCGAATGCTTCACCTTGTTTTGGGGTCTATACTTCACCAATTTGATTGGGAACTTGGAAGCAACGTCAATCCAAACGATGTGGACATGAGAGATCGGCTGGGCATTACAATGCGCAAGTTGGAGCCATTGCGAGCGATTCCTACAAAGCGTAATATGCTGGACTGTCTatag